The following proteins are co-located in the Diaphorobacter sp. HDW4B genome:
- a CDS encoding Ig-like domain-containing protein, translating to MANDTITIYGAAPNHNTGPKVAYEVFTNQAVDGVLVHHKTVIYTNAQQVSGVQLAVQPLVNNPPVDPDDTNTAYKNATLTVSAANGVLNGASDPDTGDILSILWFQLPGDTTVYAAGQTANIAGVGTLQINADGSYVFTPAANYVGPVPVSTYTVTDGNGGLDTSTLTITMANNDPPIDGNEVETTPQGTPISKNVLSNATDPQNDPLSITGFVVGGTPYNPGDTATLPGVGTLLINADGSYVFTPLVTYTGAVPQATYTVSDGHGGVDTSTLDITITPHVPAAPASTPEDTPVPVTGVTIPPAGATVTTTVTVTNGTATVSTGGATVTGNGTSTITITGTPAQVNAALSGLTFTNTPDYNGPASVTITPDNGAAPQTVPIPVTPVVDVTDDARTTPLNTPVTIPVLANDSFENPARVISEINGQAVTVGTPITVTNGTVTVQADNTVIFTPDKDYTGTAQFTYTVSAGGVKETANVTVTVNGSTAAPTPVPVGGSLFGGLMVTLMAAWGMRNLRRRKP from the coding sequence GTGGCGAACGACACCATCACCATCTATGGGGCGGCACCAAACCACAACACAGGCCCCAAGGTGGCCTACGAAGTCTTCACGAATCAAGCCGTCGATGGCGTGCTCGTGCATCACAAGACCGTCATCTACACCAACGCTCAGCAGGTCTCAGGGGTGCAATTGGCGGTTCAGCCCCTCGTCAACAATCCTCCCGTGGACCCCGACGACACGAATACGGCCTACAAGAACGCCACGTTGACCGTGAGCGCAGCCAATGGTGTTCTCAACGGTGCGAGCGACCCGGACACGGGCGACATTCTCAGCATTCTCTGGTTCCAGCTTCCCGGTGACACGACGGTCTACGCTGCAGGTCAAACCGCCAACATTGCAGGCGTTGGCACGCTGCAGATCAACGCCGATGGCAGCTACGTGTTCACGCCTGCCGCCAACTACGTCGGTCCCGTTCCGGTTTCCACCTATACGGTGACCGATGGCAATGGCGGGCTCGACACCTCGACGCTCACCATCACGATGGCCAACAACGATCCGCCCATCGATGGCAACGAAGTGGAGACCACGCCGCAGGGCACTCCCATCAGCAAGAACGTGCTGAGCAATGCGACCGACCCACAGAACGACCCGTTGAGCATCACCGGCTTCGTCGTTGGCGGTACGCCATACAACCCGGGCGACACGGCCACACTCCCGGGCGTCGGAACGTTGCTGATCAATGCCGATGGCAGCTATGTGTTCACGCCTTTGGTCACTTACACAGGTGCCGTTCCGCAAGCAACCTACACGGTCAGCGACGGGCATGGCGGAGTGGACACGTCCACGCTCGACATCACGATCACCCCGCATGTTCCGGCAGCACCTGCCAGCACTCCGGAAGACACACCAGTCCCCGTCACTGGCGTCACGATTCCGCCTGCGGGAGCGACAGTCACCACGACAGTCACGGTGACGAATGGGACTGCCACCGTCTCCACCGGCGGTGCGACCGTGACAGGCAACGGCACCAGCACCATCACGATCACCGGCACACCCGCACAGGTGAACGCTGCCCTGAGTGGTTTGACCTTCACCAACACGCCGGACTACAACGGCCCCGCATCGGTCACTATCACGCCGGACAACGGAGCCGCACCGCAGACTGTCCCCATCCCCGTGACGCCTGTCGTCGATGTCACCGACGACGCTCGCACCACGCCGCTGAACACGCCCGTGACGATTCCTGTGCTGGCCAACGACAGTTTCGAAAATCCCGCCCGGGTCATTTCGGAAATCAATGGGCAGGCCGTGACAGTCGGCACGCCGATCACCGTAACCAATGGCACTGTCACGGTTCAGGCGGACAACACGGTGATCTTCACGCCCGACAAGGACTACACGGGCACTGCCCAGTTCACCTATACCGTGTCAGCGGGCGGAGTGAAGGAAACCGCGAACGTGACCGTTACCGTGAACGGCAGCACCGCAGCTCCCACACCAGTCCCCGTGGGCGGCAGTTTGTTTGGCGGCCTGATGGTCACGCTGATGGCGGCATGGGGCATGCGGAATTTGCGTCGCCGCAAACCATAA
- a CDS encoding c-type cytochrome: protein MKRSLITLAMTLAVAAPAFADQALATSKNCMACHAVDKKLVGPAFKEVAAKYAGKAGASETLAGKIIKGGSGVWGPVPMPANAQVNDADAKKLADWVLTLK, encoded by the coding sequence ATGAAGCGCTCCCTGATCACACTCGCAATGACGCTCGCAGTGGCAGCCCCAGCCTTCGCTGACCAGGCTCTTGCCACCTCGAAGAACTGCATGGCCTGCCACGCAGTGGACAAGAAGCTGGTGGGCCCTGCTTTCAAGGAAGTGGCCGCCAAGTACGCAGGCAAGGCCGGCGCATCCGAAACGCTGGCTGGCAAGATCATCAAGGGCGGCTCCGGCGTGTGGGGCCCCGTGCCCATGCCTGCCAACGCCCAGGTGAACGACGCCGATGCCAAGAAGCTGGCTGACTGGGTGCTGACCCTGAAGTAA
- a CDS encoding reductase codes for MNSTATKLASVEEANAESSDGLGMVHSGDVPVPYMQRTRDWYLALGYNNPYRYSHYAQVPFTALKKPLSECTVALLTTAAPYQPDKGPQGPGAPYNAVAKFYEPFTGDTNVDHDLRISHVGIDRKHTSMEDGNAWFPLPLMRQFVEQGRIGRLTKHFHGVPTNRSQRHTLDVDIPLIIERCKADGADVAVLVPNCPICHQTMSLTARALEAVGIPTVIMGCAKDIVEYVGVPRFLFSDFPLGNGAGKPHDAQSQRDTLELALRVLETAPAARTTVQSPQVWSDNWEWKLDYSNPERVSPEEIARLKAENDKAKDTAKALREKLPASA; via the coding sequence ATGAACAGCACCGCCACCAAGCTGGCCAGCGTGGAAGAGGCCAACGCGGAATCCAGCGACGGCCTCGGCATGGTCCATTCCGGCGATGTGCCCGTGCCCTACATGCAACGCACGCGCGACTGGTATCTGGCGCTGGGCTACAACAATCCATACCGCTATTCGCACTACGCTCAGGTGCCGTTCACCGCGTTGAAAAAACCGCTGTCCGAATGCACGGTGGCCTTGCTCACGACCGCCGCACCGTATCAGCCGGACAAGGGCCCGCAAGGCCCCGGTGCGCCCTACAACGCGGTGGCGAAGTTCTACGAGCCCTTCACGGGCGACACCAACGTGGACCACGACCTGCGCATTTCGCATGTGGGCATCGATCGCAAGCACACGTCGATGGAAGACGGCAACGCGTGGTTTCCGCTGCCGTTGATGCGCCAATTTGTGGAGCAGGGCCGCATCGGTCGCTTGACGAAACACTTCCACGGCGTGCCGACCAATCGCAGCCAGCGGCACACGCTGGATGTGGACATCCCGCTCATCATCGAGCGCTGCAAAGCCGACGGCGCGGACGTGGCGGTGCTGGTGCCCAACTGCCCCATCTGCCACCAGACCATGTCGCTGACTGCGCGCGCGCTGGAGGCTGTAGGCATTCCGACGGTGATCATGGGTTGCGCCAAGGACATCGTTGAATACGTGGGCGTGCCGCGCTTTCTGTTCTCCGATTTTCCGCTCGGCAACGGGGCAGGAAAACCGCATGATGCGCAGTCGCAGCGCGACACGTTGGAGCTTGCGTTGCGTGTGCTGGAGACCGCGCCCGCTGCGCGCACCACGGTGCAGTCACCCCAGGTGTGGAGCGACAACTGGGAGTGGAAGCTCGACTATTCCAACCCGGAGCGCGTGAGCCCCGAAGAGATCGCCCGTCTCAAGGCCGAGAACGACAAGGCCAAGGACACGGCCAAGGCGCTGCGCGAGAAGCTGCCAGCGTCTGCCTGA
- a CDS encoding CaiB/BaiF CoA-transferase family protein: MSKPFENIRILDFTRFLSGPFGTHQFALQGAEVIKFEPPAGDDSRTITVNRELAAEKMAPAFMAVNSNKKSVVLDLKQPAAIEIIRRMVQDADIVWENFRPGVMDKLGLGYEALKAINPRLIYCSISGFGHTGPEKNTPAFDGKIQAMSGIMSITGDADQGPMRAGFALCDVLSGMTSAFAVATALFQRSQTGVGQHVDVSMLDASLSFLSTQVADYTVTQTPQQQFGNLSMSRKPTADRFRCGDGFIVLAAMTEPQFQRLFAVLGREDVLADERFKDWFTRFEHRHALRDIIESAFGDRSPEHWESLLNHADVPCARVFRIEEIVEHPQLQSRQVLQQVDSPWGTHAMVGPGFHLGDEEEGGGVIHSAAPRLGEHTHEVLRALGISDQEIRVLSGCTQRA, from the coding sequence ATGTCGAAACCGTTCGAGAACATCCGCATTCTGGATTTCACGCGCTTTCTGTCCGGTCCATTCGGCACGCACCAGTTCGCGCTGCAGGGCGCGGAGGTCATCAAGTTCGAGCCGCCGGCGGGCGATGATTCGCGCACCATCACCGTGAACCGCGAGTTGGCCGCAGAGAAGATGGCACCGGCCTTCATGGCGGTGAACAGCAACAAGAAAAGCGTGGTGCTCGATCTCAAGCAGCCAGCGGCCATCGAGATCATTCGGCGCATGGTGCAGGATGCGGACATCGTCTGGGAGAACTTCCGTCCTGGCGTGATGGACAAGCTGGGGCTGGGCTACGAGGCGCTCAAAGCGATCAACCCGCGTCTCATCTATTGCTCGATCTCGGGCTTTGGTCACACGGGCCCGGAGAAGAACACGCCCGCGTTCGACGGCAAGATTCAGGCCATGTCGGGGATCATGTCGATCACCGGTGATGCCGATCAGGGCCCCATGCGCGCGGGTTTTGCGCTGTGCGATGTGCTCAGCGGAATGACCTCGGCCTTCGCCGTGGCGACGGCGCTTTTTCAGCGTTCGCAGACGGGCGTGGGTCAGCATGTGGATGTGTCGATGCTGGACGCAAGCCTCAGTTTCCTGTCCACGCAGGTGGCCGATTACACCGTCACCCAAACGCCGCAGCAGCAGTTCGGCAATCTCTCGATGAGCCGCAAGCCGACGGCAGATCGCTTTCGTTGCGGCGACGGTTTCATCGTGCTGGCGGCGATGACCGAGCCGCAGTTTCAGCGACTGTTTGCGGTGCTGGGTCGCGAAGATGTGTTGGCGGACGAACGTTTCAAGGACTGGTTCACGCGCTTCGAGCATCGCCATGCGCTGCGCGACATCATCGAGTCGGCATTCGGTGACCGCTCGCCCGAGCATTGGGAGTCGCTGCTCAATCACGCCGATGTGCCGTGCGCCCGCGTGTTCCGCATCGAAGAGATCGTCGAGCATCCGCAACTGCAGTCACGTCAGGTCCTGCAGCAGGTGGATTCGCCCTGGGGCACGCACGCGATGGTCGGGCCGGGTTTTCATCTGGGCGATGAGGAAGAGGGCGGCGGCGTGATCCACAGCGCCGCGCCAAGGCTCGGCGAGCACACGCACGAGGTGCTGCGCGCGCTGGGAATTTCGGATCAGGAAATCAGGGTGTTGAGCGGCTGCACGCAGCGTGCGTGA
- the ilvD gene encoding dihydroxy-acid dehydratase, whose protein sequence is MPAYRSKTSTAGRNMAGARSLWRATGMKDDDFSKPIVAVVNSFTQFVPGHVHLKDLGQLVAREIEAAGGVAKEFNTIAVDDGIAMGHDGMLYSLPSREIIADSVEYMVNAHCADAMVCISNCDKITPGMLMAAMRLNIPVVFVSGGPMEAGKVKLAVPGVDGVKTIQIKKLDLIDAMVMAADDKVSDAEVAEVERSACPTCGSCSGMFTANSMNCLAEALGLALPGNGTVVATHSDREQLFKRAGRLAVELCKRYYEQEDASILPRSVGFKAFENAITLDIAMGGSTNTILHLLAIAQEAEIDFGMTDIDRLSRTVPQLCKVAPNTNKYHIEDVHRAGGIMAILGELDRAGKLHTDVPTVHAKTMKDALAQWDITRTTDEAVKTFYMAGPAGIPTQVAFSQSTRWPSLDLDRAEGCIRSYDHAFSKEGGLAVLKGNIALDGCVVKTAGVDDSILVFEGPAHVVESQDEAVENILADKVKAGDVVVVRYEGPKGGPGMQEMLYPTSYIKSKGLGKACALLTDGRFSGGTSGLSIGHCSPEAAAGGNIGLVRNGDKIRIDIPNRTIDVLVSDEELARRREEQNAKGWKPSKPRPRKVSTALKAYAKLVTSADKGAVRDTSLLDD, encoded by the coding sequence ATGCCCGCATACCGTTCCAAAACATCCACCGCCGGTCGCAACATGGCTGGTGCCCGCTCGCTGTGGCGCGCCACCGGCATGAAAGATGACGACTTCTCCAAGCCGATCGTCGCGGTGGTCAACTCGTTCACCCAGTTCGTGCCCGGCCACGTTCACCTGAAGGATCTGGGCCAGCTCGTCGCGCGCGAGATCGAAGCCGCTGGCGGCGTCGCCAAGGAATTCAACACCATCGCCGTGGACGACGGCATCGCCATGGGCCACGATGGCATGCTGTATTCGCTGCCCAGCCGCGAAATCATTGCCGACTCGGTCGAGTACATGGTGAACGCGCACTGCGCCGACGCGATGGTCTGCATCAGCAACTGCGACAAAATCACCCCCGGCATGCTGATGGCCGCCATGCGCCTGAACATTCCGGTCGTGTTCGTCTCGGGTGGCCCGATGGAGGCCGGCAAGGTCAAGCTGGCCGTGCCCGGTGTTGATGGCGTGAAAACCATCCAGATCAAGAAGCTCGACCTGATCGACGCCATGGTGATGGCCGCCGACGACAAGGTGAGCGATGCAGAGGTGGCCGAAGTGGAGCGCTCCGCTTGCCCGACCTGCGGTTCGTGCTCGGGCATGTTCACCGCCAACTCCATGAACTGCCTGGCCGAAGCGCTGGGCCTGGCGCTGCCGGGCAACGGCACCGTGGTGGCCACGCACTCGGACCGTGAACAGCTGTTCAAGCGCGCCGGTCGTCTGGCCGTGGAACTGTGCAAGCGCTACTACGAACAGGAAGACGCGAGCATCCTGCCGCGCTCGGTGGGCTTCAAGGCGTTCGAGAACGCCATCACGCTCGACATCGCGATGGGCGGCTCCACCAACACCATCCTGCACTTGCTGGCGATTGCGCAAGAAGCCGAAATCGACTTCGGCATGACCGACATCGACCGCCTCTCGCGCACCGTGCCGCAGCTGTGCAAGGTGGCTCCCAACACCAACAAATACCACATCGAAGACGTGCACCGCGCAGGCGGCATCATGGCCATCCTTGGTGAACTCGATCGCGCAGGCAAGCTGCACACCGATGTGCCCACCGTGCACGCCAAGACCATGAAGGACGCGCTCGCGCAGTGGGACATCACCCGCACCACTGACGAAGCCGTCAAGACCTTCTACATGGCGGGTCCTGCCGGTATCCCCACGCAAGTGGCGTTCAGCCAGAGCACCCGTTGGCCCAGCCTCGATCTGGATCGCGCCGAAGGCTGCATCCGCTCGTATGACCACGCTTTCTCCAAGGAAGGCGGCTTGGCCGTGCTCAAGGGCAATATCGCGCTCGACGGCTGCGTGGTGAAGACGGCGGGCGTGGATGACTCCATCCTCGTGTTCGAAGGCCCGGCGCACGTCGTCGAGTCGCAGGACGAAGCCGTGGAGAACATCCTGGCCGACAAGGTCAAGGCGGGCGACGTGGTCGTCGTGCGCTACGAAGGCCCCAAGGGCGGCCCCGGCATGCAGGAAATGCTGTACCCGACCAGCTACATCAAGTCCAAGGGCTTGGGCAAGGCCTGCGCGCTGCTCACCGACGGTCGTTTCTCGGGCGGCACATCGGGCCTGTCGATCGGCCACTGCTCGCCCGAAGCGGCCGCTGGCGGCAACATTGGCCTCGTGCGCAACGGCGACAAGATCCGCATCGACATCCCCAACCGTACCATCGACGTGCTGGTGAGCGACGAAGAACTCGCCCGCCGCCGCGAAGAGCAGAACGCCAAGGGCTGGAAGCCCAGCAAGCCACGCCCACGCAAGGTGTCCACCGCGCTCAAGGCCTACGCCAAGCTGGTGACCTCTGCCGACAAGGGCGCGGTGCGCGACACGTCGCTGCTGGACGATTGA
- a CDS encoding tripartite tricarboxylate transporter substrate binding protein: MEHEFQMSPNLVSRRDMLRTAALATLGAGLLQNVFAQGELAGKPVRVIVPFTPGSGSDTAARFFGERAGKLLGANFVVENKPGGNGLITISTVKNAPADGFTILLGNISLMVVNPVMLKDIPYDSVNDFTPVSGLYRGPAVYAVAPDSPFNTLEELIAHSKKESVSVGTYSQGYQLGVAYLASLSGAKFQDIPYKGQAPLMSDLMGNQVQAGLLDWGGATSAIKAGKIKALAITSVERHHAVPQLRTVRECGYPEYDHYSWVGFFVRKGTPDAVRQTLTQAVDKIKQTDEAKRFADESLGGELMLQTPAEITAQIQQQIQRFKAIAKQAGMSQV, translated from the coding sequence ATGGAACATGAATTTCAGATGTCGCCGAATTTGGTTTCCCGTCGCGACATGCTTCGCACGGCGGCGCTTGCCACGCTGGGAGCGGGCCTGCTGCAGAACGTGTTTGCGCAAGGCGAGTTGGCAGGCAAGCCGGTGCGGGTGATCGTGCCGTTCACGCCGGGCAGCGGATCGGACACGGCAGCGCGCTTCTTCGGCGAACGTGCAGGCAAGTTGCTGGGCGCAAATTTTGTGGTGGAGAACAAGCCGGGCGGCAATGGGCTGATCACCATCAGCACCGTGAAAAACGCTCCAGCCGATGGCTTCACGATTCTGCTGGGCAACATTTCGCTGATGGTGGTGAATCCGGTCATGCTCAAGGACATTCCGTATGACTCGGTCAACGACTTCACGCCCGTGTCGGGGCTGTATCGCGGGCCTGCGGTGTATGCAGTGGCGCCGGATTCGCCGTTCAACACGCTCGAAGAATTGATCGCGCATTCCAAGAAGGAGTCGGTCAGCGTGGGCACTTATTCGCAGGGCTACCAGTTGGGCGTGGCTTATCTTGCGAGCCTGTCGGGCGCGAAATTCCAGGACATTCCGTACAAGGGGCAGGCTCCGTTGATGTCGGATCTGATGGGCAATCAGGTGCAGGCCGGGTTGCTGGATTGGGGTGGCGCGACTTCGGCGATCAAGGCCGGAAAGATCAAGGCTTTGGCCATCACGAGCGTGGAGCGTCATCACGCCGTGCCGCAGCTTCGAACCGTGCGCGAATGCGGCTATCCTGAATACGACCATTACAGCTGGGTGGGATTTTTCGTGCGCAAGGGCACACCCGACGCCGTGCGTCAAACTCTGACGCAGGCCGTGGACAAAATCAAGCAGACCGACGAGGCCAAGCGCTTTGCCGACGAGAGTCTGGGCGGTGAGTTGATGCTGCAGACGCCTGCGGAAATCACTGCGCAGATCCAGCAGCAGATCCAGCGTTTCAAGGCCATCGCCAAGCAGGCGGGCATGAGCCAAGTATGA
- a CDS encoding TIGR04438 family Trp-rich protein, with protein MYTLGLGILLVLLKYLEVGPVANWSWWVVLSPFAVTAIWWTWADASGYSKRKAMEKMDKRRQDRIDRAKQAIGRSDRR; from the coding sequence GTGTACACATTGGGTTTGGGGATTCTGCTGGTTCTGCTCAAGTATCTGGAAGTCGGCCCGGTGGCCAATTGGTCCTGGTGGGTGGTTCTTTCTCCATTTGCTGTCACGGCGATCTGGTGGACCTGGGCGGATGCATCCGGTTACAGCAAGCGCAAGGCCATGGAAAAGATGGACAAGCGCCGTCAAGACCGTATCGACCGCGCCAAGCAGGCGATTGGCCGCAGCGACCGTCGCTGA
- a CDS encoding YqhA family protein yields the protein MNTAPLRPLPALIFASRWLQLPLYLGLIVAQGIYVFHFWVELVHLVEAAFGSTAALDKLVTSIGYKTSAPITSLNETVIMLVVLALIDVVMISNLLIMVIVGGYETFVSRLNLEGHPDQPEWLSHVNASVLKVKLATAIIGISSIHLLKTFINADNYSDRVLIAQTAIHITFLLSALAIALTDRLLSSSHSGGNGHAKGH from the coding sequence ATGAACACCGCACCGTTGCGCCCCCTCCCCGCGTTGATCTTCGCGAGCCGCTGGCTCCAACTGCCCCTGTACCTCGGCCTCATCGTCGCTCAGGGCATCTACGTCTTCCACTTCTGGGTGGAACTGGTTCACCTCGTCGAAGCCGCCTTCGGCAGCACCGCAGCGCTGGACAAGCTGGTCACCAGCATCGGCTACAAGACCTCCGCGCCCATCACCTCGCTCAACGAGACCGTGATCATGCTGGTGGTGCTGGCGCTGATCGACGTGGTGATGATCTCCAACCTGCTGATCATGGTGATCGTGGGCGGCTACGAGACCTTCGTGTCGCGCCTGAATCTGGAAGGCCACCCCGACCAGCCCGAATGGCTGAGCCATGTGAACGCGTCGGTGCTCAAGGTGAAGCTGGCCACCGCCATCATCGGCATCAGCTCCATCCATCTGCTCAAGACCTTCATCAACGCGGACAACTACTCCGACCGCGTGCTGATCGCGCAGACCGCCATCCACATCACCTTCCTGCTGAGCGCACTGGCGATTGCGCTGACCGACCGCCTGCTGAGCAGCAGCCACAGTGGCGGCAATGGGCACGCCAAGGGCCACTGA
- a CDS encoding LapA family protein, whose product MNIRTIILLLISIAIAALAVLNWNTLITPTTVSLGVTDIEAPLGAIMLGLTILLSVFFLAYVLTLHGSVLLETRRHVKDMNAQRDLADKAEMSRFTELRQFLETQQRQSQDLFNARMDAMEARVTARTAESENVTAAFMGQLEDQLRGRASSASGVQRVADVDVGAFKPSGERF is encoded by the coding sequence ATGAATATCAGAACCATCATTCTTTTGCTGATTTCCATCGCCATTGCGGCTCTGGCCGTTTTGAACTGGAACACGCTGATCACACCAACCACCGTCTCGCTCGGCGTGACGGACATCGAAGCGCCGCTGGGCGCGATCATGCTGGGCCTGACGATTCTGCTGAGTGTGTTCTTTCTGGCCTACGTGCTCACGCTGCACGGCTCGGTGTTGTTGGAGACGCGCCGCCACGTCAAGGACATGAACGCCCAGCGTGATCTGGCAGACAAGGCCGAGATGTCGCGCTTCACCGAACTGCGCCAGTTTCTGGAAACCCAGCAGCGCCAGTCGCAGGACCTGTTCAACGCCCGCATGGACGCGATGGAAGCCCGCGTGACGGCCCGCACCGCCGAGTCCGAGAACGTGACCGCAGCCTTCATGGGCCAGTTGGAGGACCAACTGCGTGGCCGGGCATCCTCAGCCTCCGGGGTCCAGCGGGTGGCCGATGTGGACGTGGGCGCATTCAAGCCCTCCGGCGAGCGTTTCTGA
- the acs gene encoding acetate--CoA ligase — MSAIESVLVENRVFPPAESFVKAARVSGMAGYQALCDEAEKDFEGFWARLARENVQWSKPFTQTLDESNAPFFKWFADGELNASANCLDKHIGTPTENKTAIIFEGDDGTVTKVTFKELLARVSQFANALKAHGIKKGDRVLIYMPMTIEGVVAMQACARIGATHSVVFGGFSAKAVNERIVDVGAVAVVTANYQLRGGKELPLKAIVDEAIDAGGCEGVKNVFVFERTKNACKMVAGRDKTFGEMLAGQSTECAPVPVEAEHPLFILYTSGSTGKPKGVQHATGGYVLWSKVTMDWTFDAKPDDVFWCTADIGWITGHTYVCYGPLAAGITQVVFEGIPTFPHAGRFWEMIQRHKVTTFYTAPTAIRSLIKAADSDEKVHPKNWDLSSLRILGSVGEPINPEAWMWYYRNIGHERCPIVDTFWQTETGGHVITPLPGATPLVPGSCTLPLPGITTAIVDESGNDMPNGSGGILVIKRPWPSMIRNIWNDPERFKKSYFPEELKGYYLAGDGAVRNADNGYFRITGRIDDVLNVSGHRMGTMEIESALVAKTDLVAEAAVVGRPDDVTGEAICAFVVLKRGRPTGDEAKAIATELRNWVAKEIGPIAKPKDIRFGDNLPKTRSGKIMRRLLRSLAKGEEITQDTSTLENPAILDQLAETN; from the coding sequence ATGAGCGCCATTGAGTCCGTGCTGGTGGAAAACCGAGTGTTCCCACCCGCCGAAAGTTTTGTGAAGGCTGCCCGCGTGTCTGGCATGGCCGGATACCAGGCCCTTTGCGACGAAGCCGAAAAAGACTTCGAAGGCTTCTGGGCTCGACTGGCGCGCGAGAACGTTCAGTGGAGCAAACCCTTCACGCAGACGCTGGACGAGTCCAATGCGCCGTTCTTCAAGTGGTTTGCCGACGGCGAACTCAACGCAAGCGCCAACTGTCTCGACAAGCACATCGGCACCCCCACCGAAAACAAGACCGCCATCATCTTCGAAGGTGATGACGGCACCGTCACCAAAGTCACCTTCAAGGAACTGCTGGCCCGCGTGAGCCAGTTCGCCAACGCGCTCAAGGCGCACGGCATCAAGAAGGGCGACCGGGTTCTGATCTACATGCCGATGACCATCGAGGGCGTGGTCGCCATGCAGGCGTGCGCTCGCATCGGTGCCACACACAGCGTGGTGTTCGGTGGCTTCTCGGCCAAGGCGGTGAACGAGCGCATTGTGGACGTGGGCGCGGTGGCCGTGGTCACTGCCAACTACCAGCTGCGCGGTGGCAAGGAACTGCCGCTGAAAGCCATCGTCGATGAAGCCATCGACGCAGGCGGCTGCGAAGGCGTGAAGAACGTCTTCGTGTTCGAGCGCACCAAGAACGCCTGCAAGATGGTCGCCGGTCGCGACAAGACTTTCGGCGAGATGCTGGCCGGCCAGAGCACCGAATGCGCACCCGTGCCGGTGGAAGCCGAGCACCCGCTGTTCATCCTCTACACCAGCGGCTCCACTGGCAAGCCCAAGGGCGTGCAGCACGCCACAGGCGGCTATGTGCTGTGGTCCAAGGTGACGATGGACTGGACCTTCGACGCCAAGCCCGACGACGTGTTCTGGTGCACGGCCGACATCGGCTGGATCACCGGCCACACCTATGTCTGCTACGGCCCGCTGGCCGCCGGCATCACGCAGGTGGTGTTCGAAGGCATTCCCACATTCCCGCATGCCGGTCGTTTCTGGGAAATGATCCAGCGCCACAAGGTCACCACGTTCTACACCGCGCCAACCGCCATCCGCTCGCTGATCAAGGCGGCGGATTCGGACGAAAAGGTGCATCCCAAGAATTGGGATCTGTCCTCTTTGCGCATTCTGGGAAGTGTGGGCGAGCCAATCAATCCTGAAGCGTGGATGTGGTACTACCGCAATATCGGCCACGAGCGTTGCCCCATCGTTGATACCTTCTGGCAGACAGAAACCGGCGGCCATGTGATCACGCCGCTGCCTGGTGCGACGCCGCTGGTGCCGGGCTCGTGCACGCTGCCGCTGCCGGGCATCACCACCGCCATCGTCGATGAATCGGGCAACGACATGCCCAATGGTTCGGGTGGCATTCTTGTGATCAAGCGACCTTGGCCGTCCATGATCCGCAACATCTGGAATGATCCAGAGCGCTTCAAGAAGAGCTACTTCCCCGAAGAGCTCAAAGGCTACTACCTTGCGGGCGACGGCGCGGTGCGCAATGCCGACAACGGTTATTTCCGCATCACGGGCCGCATCGACGACGTGCTGAACGTCTCCGGTCACCGCATGGGCACGATGGAAATCGAATCCGCGCTGGTCGCCAAGACCGATCTGGTGGCCGAAGCCGCCGTGGTCGGCCGTCCCGACGACGTGACTGGCGAAGCGATCTGCGCGTTCGTCGTTCTGAAGCGCGGCCGTCCGACAGGCGACGAAGCCAAGGCGATTGCCACCGAACTGCGCAACTGGGTGGCCAAGGAAATCGGCCCCATCGCCAAGCCCAAGGACATCCGCTTCGGCGACAACCTGCCCAAGACCCGCAGCGGCAAGATCATGCGCCGCCTGCTGCGCTCGCTGGCCAAGGGCGAGGAGATCACGCAAGATACGAGCACGCTGGAGAACCCGGCAATTCTGGATCAATTGGCTGAAACCAATTGA